In one window of Juglans regia cultivar Chandler chromosome 3, Walnut 2.0, whole genome shotgun sequence DNA:
- the LOC109011949 gene encoding uncharacterized protein LOC109011949, producing MDLKHFSHRHPLIFIEEVKNEGKKDIICSGCNEPILGPAYKCSECNFLLHQSCTQLPREIQHPLHPNDALILQAPSASSRCDACRRFCGRYFYYRCDWCNFDLDIKCASRWQICPDKCHQHAFVPILNQIQFACEACGVERKDIAYLCNICRLLVHYECTEFPRTIKITGHDHSLTLTYSLHQVKEDHNIFCKLCYKKVNIKYAAYYCQRCSYLAHLNCATDTLFEDRIADYSSTADFNSFSNNSIDFVNLRDGEGAREMQHFSHHHSLNFNEEELKDDELCEGCMQLISAPFYSCQQCKLFIHKRCTELPKKKRHLLHRHVLTFHSRAPSIDGMFYCNACKHYRHGFTYRCDECQYNLDVHCSSMPECLKHEGHQHPLFLAINSDEECNACDYNDAHRVFVCTDCSFTLGFKCATLPLEVTHKYDTHPLKLTYTAEDDSGEYYCQICEEERDPNHWFYYCEDCDFAVHPHCVLGEYPYIKFGSSYTNEQHPHPLTIVQRSKYFPPCDACDVPFDGVAIECTQCKFNIHPWDDCLWNLTQETVK from the coding sequence ATGGATCTCAAACATTTCAGTCACAGGCATCCATTGATCTTCATAGAAGAAGTGAAAAATGAAGGTAAGAAGGATATTATCTGCTCGGGATGTAATGAACCGATATTGGGTCCCGCCTACAAATGCTCTGAATGCAATTTCCTTCTGCATCAATCGTGCACGCAGCTACCTCGCGAGATACAACATCCCTTGCATCCAAACGATGCCCTTATCCTCCAAGCACCTTCGGCGAGTAGTCGTTGTGATGCTTGCCGGAGATTTTGCGGCAGATACTTCTATTATCGTTGTGACTGGTGCAATTTCGATCTTGACATTAAGTGTGCCTCTCGTTGGCAAATTTGTCCTGACAAATGTCATCAACACGCATTCGTCCCCATTTTGAACCAAATCCAATTCGCCTGTGAAGCTTGTGGCGTGGAACGCAAGGATATTGCCTACCTATGCAACATCTGTCGACTCTTGGTTCACTATGAATGTACTGAATTCCCTCGTACCATAAAAATTACAGGACATGATCACTCGCTCACTCTGACTTATTCTCTTCATCAAGTCAAGGAGGACCACAACATATTCTGTAAACTTTGTTACAAAAAGGTGAACATAAAGTATGCAGCTTATTATTGCCAAAGATGCAGTTATCTTGCCCACTTGAACTGTGCAACTGACACTTTGTTTGAAGATAGAATCGCGGACTACTCGAGTACTGCAGATTTCAACTCGTTTTCGAACAATTCCATTGATTTTGTCAACCTAAGAGATGGTGAAGGAGCTAGAGAGATGCAACATTTCAGTCATCATCACAGCTTGAACTTCAATGAAGAGGAGCTCAAGGATGATGAGCTTTGTGAGGGATGCATGCAATTAATCTCGGCACCATTTTACAGTTGCCAACAATGTAAGTTATTTATCCATAAAAGATGTACTGAGTTACCCAAAAAGAAGCGACACCTACTCCATCGGCATGTGCTCACCTTTCACTCACGGGCACCTTCCATTGATGGCATGTTCTATTGTAATGCTTGCAAGCATTATCGCCATGGCTTTACCTATAGATGTGATGAATGTCAGTACAACCTTGACGTTCATTGTAGTTCAATGCCAGAATGCCTTAAACATGAAGGTCACCAACACCCCCTCTTCCTCGCTATAAATTCTGATGAAGAATGCAATGCTTGTGATTATAATGATGCCCACCGCGTATTTGTATGCACGGATTGCAGCTTCACCTTGGGTTTTAAATGTGCAACTCTTCCGCTCGAAGTTACACATAAATACGATACGCATCCCCTCAAGCTCACCTACACTGCTGAAGATGACTCTGGAGAATATTATTGTCaaatttgtgaagaagaaagagatcCAAATCACTGGTTCTATTACTGTGAAGATTGTGACTTTGCTGTTCATCCCCACTGCGTTCTTGGAGAATACCCGTATATTAAATTTGGAAGCAGTTATACGAATGAACAACACCCACATCCTCTAACTATTGTGCAAAGGAGTAAATACTTCCCTCCGTGTGACGCGTGTGATGTACCTTTCGATGGCGTGGCCATAGAATGCACTCAATGCAAATTCAACATCCACCCATGGGATGATTGTTTGTGGAACCTTACTCAAGAAACAGTTAAGTAA